A stretch of DNA from Lysinibacillus sp. B2A1:
TCGAATGAACTTGGAAACTCGATTGAACATGAGATGTCATTATTAGCTGACCATGTGTCTAATTCTGTTGAAAATAAATTACATGCACATAATCAGCTAATCTATAGTGCTAAATCTGCAATAGAAACTGCAGATAATAGTATGTCAAGAGAACAATTTACACGCTTTGTTGAGCAGTTACTGCCATTAAATAAGGAAACCTATGGGATGGGGCTTTGGCTTGAAAAGGACGCTGCCAATGGAGAGATTTTTGGACCATATGCCTATAAAGATGGAGAAAAAATTGTCTATACAGATGTATATCAAGATCCAGCTTATGCCTTCCATCAACAGGAGTGGTACAAAAATAGCTTACAATCCAGTGACATTATACATACAGAGCCTTTTTTTGATGAAGCTTTAGGAGAGATGTTTATTACTTTTGGTATTCAAGTTCTAAAGGGACAAACCCCAATTGGCGTTATCACAGGTGATTATGTTCTTGAATCTATCCAATCCATTATATCTGAGGTGAAAATACGAGAAAGTGGTTATGCATTTATAATTGATGATAAGGGAACATTTTTAACACATCCTGATGTAAAGAAGGTAAATAAAGAAACGGTTCAGGACTATTTAAAAATTCCTATCGAACAAATTGCTGGGGATAAAAAATTGATTCAAACAGTGGTTAATGGTAAAGAATACACATTGCAATATAAACAGATACAAGGAATGCCTTGGAAGCTTATTTTAATTGTTCCGACAACTGAGTTATATAGTGAAGTACAAGCAATGCTATATCAACAAATTATTGTTAGTATTATTCTTATCTGTGTAATATCCGTAATTATCTATTTAATTGCACGCTATATTCGTCAGGAAGTGCGTACAATAAATGGCCATTTAGGCAATCTTGCTACAGGTGATTTAACTCAAAGAATGTCGATAAATACAAAGGATGAATTTGGCGAGATGGCACAGTATTATAATGATTCAGTAGATGCATTAGGAACAATGATGAAGCAAATCGTAGCTGAAACAGACACAGTTGCCTCCACTGCTGAAGAACTAACAGCTAGTGTCCAAGAGGTTAGTAAATCCGTCACAGAGGTAGCCGTCTCTATGCAAAACGTGGCAGAGAATACCAGCAAGCAACAGACAGTTAGCAATCAACTAACTTCTGTCACATCCGCTTTAGGTGAGGATATGCATTTTGCTGTTAATGCCTTAGACAGTGCCGTTCAGCAATCTGCAACAACCTCTCAGATTGCAAGTGGAGGCTCCAAGCAAATCCGTGCCTTCGTGAATGAAATTACGGAGCTGCATACACAAGTGGAAAATAGTGCAAATCTGATAAGTAGCTTAAAAAATCAATCCGTCCAAATCGAAAAGATGAGCGAACTTATTTCATCCATAACAGACCAAACAAATTTATTGTCCTTAAATGCAGCGATTGAAGCAGCACGTGCAGGAGAAGCAGGGAAAGGCTTTGCAGTAGTTGCAGGGGAAGTAAAGGCATTGGCAACACAAACAAGCCATGCCTCACAAGACATTGCCACTGTTGTTCGGACGATTCAAGAGCAAATCAATGAGGCTGTTTCGATGATGGAGCAAAGTCGTAAAATTGCTCACCATGGCATTGATTCTGTACAGCAGGCTGGAAGTACCTTTGATGCAATCAGCAATGCGATTGAAGACTTAAAACAAATGATTGAAAGGACGAGTACCAATACATCAAATGCCTATGAAAAGCTACATGACATGACTTCGAAGGTTCAAGAAATTAGTCAGCAAGCAATGGCAACCAATGACCATACTTTAAATGTGTCAGCCATCACAGAGGAGCAGGCTTCTACCATGAATGAAATGGCAGTAGCCTCTGAACAATTAGCACAACTGGCACAGGATCTTCAGGAGGAAACAGGTAAATTTACTATATAGTACATTGAAAAGACCATTGTCTAATTATTAGGACGATGGTCTTTTTTGAACGAGTATTATCTAAATTTAAATGCTTCAAAGTCTATCATGATATCGTTATTATGGGATTTCAACTGCTTAGTAAAATGCTTGACCATTTTGTCAGGACCACATAGATAGACTTGGGTATTTGCTGGTACATGATAATTTTCAAATGACAGCCTGTCCATTTGGGCAGTATCAATAAAATTTACTTTAAACTGCTGATTACTTACGGCATACGATTGTAAGTAATCTTTATAGATTGCATTGTCCTCCCCTTGATAAGTGTAAAATAATTCAATAGTACGATCAAAGGGCTGTGACTGCAAATAAGATAAAAAAGGAGTAATACCGATGCCGCCTGCAATCCAAATTTGTGATTGGGGACCTTTTTCGAAATTTAATTGCCCATA
This window harbors:
- a CDS encoding methyl-accepting chemotaxis protein — translated: MKKLLGNLKIFAKIGILIPIITIFLGGMSFLSYLKASNELGNSIEHEMSLLADHVSNSVENKLHAHNQLIYSAKSAIETADNSMSREQFTRFVEQLLPLNKETYGMGLWLEKDAANGEIFGPYAYKDGEKIVYTDVYQDPAYAFHQQEWYKNSLQSSDIIHTEPFFDEALGEMFITFGIQVLKGQTPIGVITGDYVLESIQSIISEVKIRESGYAFIIDDKGTFLTHPDVKKVNKETVQDYLKIPIEQIAGDKKLIQTVVNGKEYTLQYKQIQGMPWKLILIVPTTELYSEVQAMLYQQIIVSIILICVISVIIYLIARYIRQEVRTINGHLGNLATGDLTQRMSINTKDEFGEMAQYYNDSVDALGTMMKQIVAETDTVASTAEELTASVQEVSKSVTEVAVSMQNVAENTSKQQTVSNQLTSVTSALGEDMHFAVNALDSAVQQSATTSQIASGGSKQIRAFVNEITELHTQVENSANLISSLKNQSVQIEKMSELISSITDQTNLLSLNAAIEAARAGEAGKGFAVVAGEVKALATQTSHASQDIATVVRTIQEQINEAVSMMEQSRKIAHHGIDSVQQAGSTFDAISNAIEDLKQMIERTSTNTSNAYEKLHDMTSKVQEISQQAMATNDHTLNVSAITEEQASTMNEMAVASEQLAQLAQDLQEETGKFTI